A single Mixta calida DNA region contains:
- the treB gene encoding PTS trehalose transporter subunit IIBC, which produces MAIKSNPQDIDKLIDLVGGKGNIATVSHCITRLRFVLNEPAKAKPAEIEKLPMVKGCFTNAGQFQVVIGTDVDDWYQLLLKQTQLSGTDKESAKRVARQNMKWHESLISHFAEIFFPLLPALISGGLVLGFRNLIGDLPLYNNAPLTEASTAWKSIYDFLWLIGEAIFFYIPVGICWSVVKKMGGTPILGIVLGITLVSPQLMNAYLLGQQTPEAWDFGWFAIDKVGYQSQVIPSILAGLTLAWIELKLKRIVPNYLTLVVVPVVSLLVAVFLAHTIIGPFGRIVGNGIAWGVSHLMTGPFAPVGAALFGFLYAPLVITGVHQTTLAVDLQLIQNLGGTPVWPVIALSNMAQGSAVLGIIFMSKKTNEREISVPAAVSAYLGVTEPAMYGINMKYRFPMLCGMIGSACAGLICGLAGVMANGIGVGGLPAILSIKTAYWSIFGTAMIVAIVVPLLLTMAVYKRKHATGKLLVV; this is translated from the coding sequence ATGGCAATTAAAAGCAATCCACAGGATATTGATAAACTAATCGATTTGGTCGGCGGGAAGGGCAATATCGCCACCGTCTCTCACTGTATTACGCGCCTGCGATTCGTGCTTAACGAACCGGCGAAAGCGAAGCCGGCCGAAATAGAAAAGCTGCCGATGGTAAAGGGTTGCTTTACCAACGCCGGGCAGTTTCAGGTAGTGATCGGCACTGACGTGGATGACTGGTATCAGCTGCTGTTGAAGCAGACCCAGCTAAGCGGAACAGATAAAGAGAGCGCCAAGCGCGTGGCGCGGCAAAATATGAAATGGCACGAGAGCCTGATTTCCCATTTCGCTGAAATCTTCTTTCCCCTGCTGCCCGCGTTAATCAGCGGCGGTCTGGTGTTGGGTTTTCGTAATCTCATCGGCGATCTGCCGCTGTATAACAACGCGCCGCTTACCGAGGCGTCGACGGCCTGGAAAAGCATTTATGACTTTTTATGGCTGATCGGCGAAGCAATCTTTTTCTATATTCCGGTGGGCATCTGCTGGTCGGTGGTGAAAAAAATGGGCGGCACGCCGATTCTCGGCATTGTGTTGGGCATTACGCTGGTTTCGCCGCAGCTGATGAACGCCTATCTGCTTGGGCAGCAGACGCCGGAAGCATGGGATTTCGGCTGGTTCGCGATTGATAAGGTCGGCTACCAGTCGCAGGTGATCCCGTCGATTCTGGCGGGCCTGACGCTGGCGTGGATAGAGCTGAAGCTGAAGCGTATCGTACCAAACTATCTGACGCTGGTAGTGGTGCCGGTAGTATCGCTGCTGGTGGCGGTGTTTCTGGCGCACACCATTATCGGGCCGTTTGGCCGCATCGTCGGCAACGGCATCGCATGGGGCGTTAGTCACCTGATGACCGGGCCGTTCGCGCCGGTAGGCGCGGCGCTGTTTGGCTTCCTCTATGCGCCGCTGGTCATTACCGGCGTGCATCAGACTACGCTGGCGGTGGATTTGCAGCTGATCCAGAACCTCGGCGGCACGCCGGTCTGGCCGGTTATCGCGCTCTCCAATATGGCGCAGGGCTCCGCGGTGCTGGGCATTATTTTTATGAGCAAGAAAACCAACGAGCGCGAAATCTCGGTGCCTGCCGCCGTCTCCGCCTATCTTGGCGTAACGGAACCGGCGATGTACGGCATTAATATGAAATATCGCTTCCCCATGCTGTGCGGGATGATCGGATCCGCCTGCGCTGGATTGATTTGCGGGCTGGCCGGGGTAATGGCGAACGGCATTGGCGTCGGCGGCCTGCCGGCGATCCTGTCGATCAAAACCGCGTACTGGTCGATCTTCGGCACCGCGATGATTGTCGCAATTGTGGTGCCGCTGCTGTTAACCATGGCGGTTTATAAGCGCAAGCACGCTACCGGCAAGCTGTTGGTAGTATGA
- a CDS encoding DUF1624 domain-containing protein, translated as MSDKLVQRLQAIDALRGLVILLMLLDHVRETFFLHKQLSDPIDVAHTDPALFISRTLAHLCAPVFVFLTGLSAALYQQKKQSREAVSLFLLKRGVVLIALELTLVNFAWTFSFPPEVLYLQVIWAIGLSMLALSALLWLPLWAIAAVGVLLVAGHNLLDGIHAAPGSPWHLPWAILHDRGWIEIGDTLRMRTSYPLLPWVGVIALGYCAGQLWQPGWRSAQRGRALFAAAAGLLGLFAALRLINGYGEKPLQAGTTLGESAMAFFNITKYPPSLLFLCLTLGVGLTLLALFERVEEKSRFIGWLAVFGSAPMFFYLLHLYVLKALYLLAEARWGKNQGDWFGFDAVWQLWLCMLALALLLWWPVRRFSRLKQQRRDIRWLKYF; from the coding sequence ATGTCCGATAAGCTCGTTCAACGCCTGCAGGCCATCGATGCGCTGCGTGGCCTGGTGATCCTGCTGATGCTGCTGGATCACGTACGCGAAACCTTTTTTTTGCATAAACAGCTGTCCGATCCGATCGATGTCGCGCACACCGATCCGGCGCTGTTTATCAGCCGCACGCTGGCGCACCTGTGCGCGCCGGTATTCGTTTTTCTGACGGGCCTTTCCGCCGCGCTCTATCAGCAGAAAAAGCAGAGCCGCGAAGCGGTTTCGCTGTTTTTGCTGAAGCGCGGCGTGGTGCTGATCGCGCTGGAGCTGACGCTGGTTAACTTCGCCTGGACCTTTAGCTTCCCGCCTGAAGTCCTCTATTTGCAGGTGATCTGGGCTATCGGCCTGAGCATGCTGGCGCTGAGCGCGCTGCTGTGGCTGCCGCTGTGGGCGATCGCCGCGGTCGGCGTGCTGCTGGTGGCGGGACATAACCTGCTCGACGGCATTCACGCCGCGCCAGGCTCGCCGTGGCATCTGCCGTGGGCGATTCTGCACGATCGCGGCTGGATTGAGATCGGCGATACGCTGCGGATGCGCACCTCTTATCCGTTGCTGCCGTGGGTCGGGGTAATCGCGCTGGGCTACTGCGCCGGACAGCTCTGGCAACCTGGCTGGCGCAGCGCGCAGCGAGGCCGGGCGCTGTTCGCCGCCGCTGCGGGTCTGCTCGGCCTGTTTGCGGCGCTGCGTCTGATCAATGGCTACGGCGAAAAACCCTTGCAGGCGGGCACGACGCTGGGCGAAAGCGCGATGGCGTTTTTCAATATCACCAAATATCCGCCTTCGCTGCTGTTTCTCTGCCTGACGCTGGGCGTGGGGCTGACCTTATTGGCGCTGTTTGAACGCGTGGAAGAGAAGAGCCGCTTTATCGGCTGGCTGGCGGTGTTCGGCAGCGCGCCGATGTTTTTCTATCTGCTGCATCTCTACGTGTTGAAGGCGCTCTACCTGTTGGCCGAAGCGCGCTGGGGGAAAAACCAGGGCGACTGGTTCGGCTTCGACGCCGTCTGGCAGCTGTGGCTCTGCATGCTGGCGCTGGCGTTGCTGCTCTGGTGGCCGGTGCGCCGCTTCAGCCGCCTGAAACAGCAGCGGCGCGATATCCGCTGGCTGAAATACTTTTAA
- the crcB gene encoding fluoride efflux transporter CrcB, which yields MLKSMLAVMLGGAAGCTLRWLISLRFNALFPSLPPGTLLVNLLGGLIIGMATAWFMKNPQLSPEWKLLIVTGLCGGLTTFSTFSVEIMTLMQSGKYLWAMGHVLTHVIGSLLMTFAGFMLVNLLG from the coding sequence ATGTTGAAATCGATGCTGGCGGTAATGCTGGGAGGCGCGGCGGGCTGTACGCTGCGCTGGTTAATCTCTTTACGCTTTAACGCCCTGTTTCCCAGCCTGCCGCCCGGCACGCTGCTGGTAAACCTGCTGGGCGGGCTGATTATCGGGATGGCCACCGCCTGGTTTATGAAAAATCCGCAGCTGTCGCCGGAGTGGAAGTTGCTGATCGTGACCGGGCTGTGCGGCGGCCTGACCACCTTCTCTACCTTTTCCGTTGAAATCATGACGCTGATGCAGAGCGGCAAATACCTCTGGGCGATGGGGCATGTGCTGACTCATGTCATTGGGTCGCTGCTGATGACCTTCGCCGGTTTTATGCTGGTTAACCTGCTGGGTTAG
- a CDS encoding sugar phosphate isomerase/epimerase family protein translates to MTTNRTFLNLVLLSGDAQTQLQAAKEAGFDEVEIWQESIESADGGATAVRERAQQLGMGFTNCQVLRDFAGAPLTLRAEKRQEAQRFFRLAQAIGCDTVQAPACTRDDCQAALIDEDLRWLSAEAARHGLRIMYEPMAWSRVDNRLEPTWRRLERLDLPNVGLVVDLFHIAARGDDASVLESIPAERIYEVQLCDMAEAVTPGDMAHLVDTARHRRLLPGDGNLPVAEYVAALKRKGYRGPVGIEVFNDQLQQQLPTRAAQQAFAALSRCWS, encoded by the coding sequence ATGACGACTAACCGTACATTTCTTAACCTGGTGCTGCTTTCCGGCGACGCGCAGACGCAGCTGCAGGCGGCGAAAGAGGCCGGTTTCGATGAGGTGGAGATCTGGCAGGAAAGTATCGAATCGGCGGATGGCGGCGCGACGGCGGTGCGTGAACGGGCGCAACAGCTTGGCATGGGCTTTACCAACTGCCAGGTGCTGCGCGATTTCGCCGGCGCGCCGCTGACGCTGCGCGCTGAAAAACGTCAGGAGGCGCAGCGATTTTTCCGGCTGGCGCAGGCGATTGGCTGCGATACGGTGCAGGCGCCCGCCTGTACGCGCGACGACTGCCAGGCGGCGCTGATCGACGAGGATTTACGCTGGCTCTCCGCTGAAGCGGCGCGCCACGGCCTGCGGATTATGTATGAGCCGATGGCCTGGAGCCGCGTCGATAACCGGCTGGAGCCGACCTGGCGACGACTGGAGCGGCTCGATTTGCCTAACGTCGGGCTGGTGGTAGATCTGTTTCATATCGCCGCGCGCGGCGACGACGCCAGCGTGCTGGAGAGCATTCCGGCAGAGCGGATTTATGAAGTGCAGCTGTGCGATATGGCCGAGGCGGTGACGCCGGGCGATATGGCGCATCTGGTGGATACGGCGCGCCATCGTCGGCTGTTGCCCGGCGACGGCAATCTGCCGGTGGCGGAATATGTCGCCGCGCTGAAGCGCAAGGGCTACCGTGGGCCGGTCGGCATAGAAGTGTTTAACGATCAGCTGCAACAGCAGCTGCCGACGCGCGCGGCACAGCAGGCGTTTGCCGCGCTAAGCCGTTGTTGGTCATAG
- a CDS encoding alpha/beta hydrolase → MTKKLVIFLHGVGSNGDDLAGLGPHWAPLLPATAFAAPDAPFRFDHGPGYQWFSLDGITPQNRAERVIAARSAFDKTLHGLLSAHQVTEPENVLLVGFSQGSSMALDALASGRWPLAGVVAFSGRLATPEPLMPVRHAPVLLVHGRVDAVIPWEESESASLRLKAAGVPVETQYEAGIGHTISGAGAQRAVAFIARCFGVGSRL, encoded by the coding sequence ATGACAAAAAAACTGGTGATTTTTCTGCACGGCGTCGGCAGCAACGGCGACGATTTGGCCGGGCTTGGCCCGCACTGGGCCCCCCTGTTGCCCGCCACCGCCTTCGCCGCGCCCGACGCGCCCTTTCGCTTCGATCACGGCCCCGGCTACCAGTGGTTCAGCCTTGACGGCATTACGCCGCAGAACCGTGCCGAACGCGTGATCGCCGCCCGCTCCGCCTTTGACAAAACGCTGCACGGTCTGCTGAGCGCGCATCAGGTCACCGAACCGGAAAACGTGCTGCTGGTGGGTTTTTCTCAGGGATCGAGTATGGCGCTGGACGCGTTGGCTTCCGGGCGCTGGCCGCTGGCGGGCGTGGTGGCTTTTTCCGGCCGACTGGCAACGCCCGAACCACTGATGCCGGTGCGCCACGCGCCGGTGCTGCTGGTGCACGGCAGGGTCGACGCGGTGATCCCTTGGGAAGAGAGCGAATCCGCCTCGCTGCGGCTGAAGGCGGCAGGCGTGCCGGTAGAGACACAGTATGAAGCGGGCATCGGCCACACGATTTCCGGCGCAGGCGCGCAGCGGGCAGTGGCCTTTATCGCCCGCTGCTTCGGCGTCGGCAGCCGACTGTAA